GTACTCTCCTGTCTTGCCAATTTGAGCAATGACGAAGTATTTACGCCACCAAATTTGGTGAACGATATTTTGGACTTGCTCCCAGCCGAGTTGTGGAGCAACCCAAACGCCAAGTTTTTAGACCCTGTTTCAAAAAGTGGTGTGTTTCTGCGTGAAATGGCAAAGCGACTAATGGTAGGTTTGGAAACCCAAATTCCCGACAAACAGGAACGCATTAACCACATATTTAGCCAACAGTTGTATGGCATTGCTATTACCGATTTAACAGCATTGCTTTCTCGCAGAAGTGTGTATTGCTCCAAAACTGCCAATGGCAAATACTCCATTTGCGAAACCTTTAATGACGAGCAAGGAAACATTCGCTACAAACGAATGAAACACACTTGGAACAATGGAAAATGTACCTATTGCGGTGCAAGCCAAGAAGTGTACGACCGGGAAGATGCATTGGAAACTTACGCTTATCCATTTATACACATTGACAATCCAAAAAATATTTTCAATATGAAATTTGACGTTATTGTTGGCAATCCACCTTATCAAATGAGCGATGGCGGTGCAGGTGCAAGTGCTATTCCATTATATCACAAATTTGTTCAACAAGCTAAAAAACTAAATCCAAGATATTTAACAATGATTATTCCTGCAAGATGGTTTGCTGGAGGAAGAGGTTTAGATAGTTTCCGTGAAGAAATGCTAAAAGATAATAGGATAAGAAAAATAGTAGATTTTCATAACGCAGCGGATTGTTTTCCAGGTGTAGAAATAAAAGGAGGGGTATGTTATTTTTTATGGGATAGAGACAATAAGGGAGAATGCGAAGTAGTACCAGTTGTTAGTTCCCAATTTTTAAAACCAATGTCAAGAAGGTTAGACGCTTATGATGTTTTTGTAAGACTTAACGATTCAATTTCTATATTAGAAAAAGTACTATCAAAAAAGGAAAAGTCATTTAGTGAGCATATGTCTTCTCAAAAACCATTTGGCTTTAGAACTAATTTTCGAGCATATAAAAAATTACACTTCAAAGGGGGTATCAAAATATTTTCATTTAAAGAAGTTGGTTGGATTGAAAGAGAAAAAGTTATTCAAAATGCACAATGGATAGATGAGTACAAAGTAATTATTAGTCGTTCGTATAATGGAGGATACACCTATCCACACCAGATAATCAATAAACCTATTGTTGCAGAGAAAGGGAGTTGTTGCACTGAAACTTATATAGTTTGCGATGTTCTTGCAAACGAAAAAAGAGCAAATAATCTTAGAGATTACATTACAACTAAGTTTTTTAGGTTTTTGGTTTTTCTGAGAAAAGTTTCGCAAGACAATCCAAAAGATAGGTTTTCTTTTGTGCCCATTCAGAATTATGATGAATCTTGGACAGACGAAAAACTTTACAAGAAATACGGTTTAACCGAAGATGAGATTGCTTTTATAGACTCAATGATTCGTCCAATGGATTTAACTCTAAATGATGACACAGATGAGTAAAAAAGAATTTTTTCCACCCCGACCGTCCACCAATCCTACCATTTATGCGTATGAATTGGTGGGTGTGGCTACGCACAAGGGTTTGCTCAAAATCGGCTATACCGACCGTGATGCACAAACACGTATCAAAGAACAGTTGGGCACGGCAGCCATTCAATACAAAATTGTGTTTGAAGAATCGGCAATGAAACGGGACGGCAGTTCGTTTACCGACCACGAAGTACACCGATTGTTGAGAGAATGGAAAGTAGTCAACGCAAGTGGCGAATGGTATAAATGCACCTTAAACGACTTGCGTAGAGCCATTCACCAAATCAAAACAGGCGAAAAAACAGAAGAAAACCGTGTGCTCACTTTCGGTATGCGACCCGAACAGGAAGCAGCCGTTGACAAGACCATTGCCTATTTCAAGAGTTTCAAAAAAGAGAATAAAGACAGAACGCCCCACTTTCTTTGGAACGCCAAAATGCGTTTCGGGAAAACCTTTGCCAGTTATCAATTGGCTAAAAAAATGGGGTGGAAAAAAGTGTTGGTGCTCACCTTCAAACCAGCCGTTGAAGATGCTTGGAAAGAAGATTTACTTTCTCACGTTGACTTTAAAGGTTGGCAATTCATTTCCAAACACGCAGATGAACTATCAAGCCAAGATATTGACACCAAAAAACCGTTGGTTTGCTTTGGTTCGTTTCAGGATTTTTTAGGCAAAAACACCAACACGGGTGGTATTAAAACCAAAAACGAATGGGTACACGCCACCGTGTGGGATTGTATCATTTTTGACGAATACCATTTTGGGGCTTGGCGAGAAAACGCCAAAGATTTATTCGGTAAAGACTTAGAAGCCGAAAAAGAAATTGAAGCATACAAAAAGATTGAAAAAGAAGGTATTGCCGAAGAAGACAAAGCGGAACACTTAGAGAAGATTATCCCAATCAGCACCAATCACTATTTGTATTTGTCAGGCACTCCATTTCGGGCAATCAGTTCAGGCGAATTTATAGAAGAGCAAATTTTCAATTGGACGTATTCAGACGAGCAAAGAGCAAAAGAAAATTGGGACGATTCCTTAGGGCCAAATCCTTATGCAGCCTTACCAAGAATGGTAATGCTTACCTATCAATTGCCCGATTCCATTCGCCAAATCGCTATGCAAGGCGAGTTTGACGGTTTTGATTTGAACATATTCTTTTCAGCCGAAGGCGAAGGGCGAAAAGCCCGTTTCAAATATGAAGATGAAGTACAAAAATGGTTGGATTTAATTCGGGGTTCATTTAGCGAAACCACCGTTGACCATTTGAAGATGGGAGCTAAAAAGCCGCCTTTGCCTTTTTCACACGCTCCATTGCTCAAAGTGCTAAATCACACTTTTTGGTTTTTGCCGACCGTTGCAGCGTGCAACGCAATGGCATTATTGCTTGAAAGACGACAAAATATATTTTACCACGATTACAAAGTGGTAGTTGCAGCAGGAACACAAGCAGGAATTGGAATAGAAGCCTTACCGCCAGTTTTAGATGCAATGACCGATAATCCATTGGAATCAAAAACCATTACACTTTCGTGCGGTAAACTCACCACAGGCGTATCGGTAAAACCGTGGACAGGAATTTTTATGTTGCGTAATTCTTCCAGTCCTGAAACCTATTTTCAAGCGGCATTCCGTGTGCAAACACCTTGGGTGATTAAAAACCCCGACAGCAAATCGCCAAACAAAGAAGAAATTTTAAAAGAAGAATGTTATGTTTTTGACTTTGCCCCCGACCGTGCATTAAGGCAAATTGCCGATTACAGTTGCCGACTAAATGTAAACGAATCGAATCCCGAAGCAAAAGTTGCAGAGTTTATCAACTTCCTGCCTGTATTGGCTTATGATGGAAGTTCAATGAAACAAGTTGATGCCGCAGGAATTTTAGATATGGCAATGAGTGGCACAACCGCAACGCTTTTAGCAAGACGTTGGGAAAGTGCTTTACTCGTAAATGTTGACAACAACACACTTGCCCGATTGATGGCAAATGAAGAAGCAATGAAAGCTTTAATGAGCATTGAAGGTTTCAGAAACTTGAATCAGGACATTGAAACTATCATTAACAAATCGGAAGCTGTTAAAAAAGCAAAGAAAGAAGCCAACGACCGAGAACTAAACAAGAAAGAGAAAAAAGAACTTTCAGACGAAGAAAAGGAATACAAGAGCCTGAGAAAGCAAATCCAAGAAAAGCTAATCAAGTTCGCAACTCGTGTGCCTGTGTTTATGTACCTGACAGACTACCGAGAAAGAAGTTTGAGAGACGTAATCACGCAATTAGAGCCGGGACTTTTCAAAAAGGTAACAGGACTTTCGGTAAAGGACTTTGAATTATTGGTAAGTCTTGGGGTGTTTAACTCTGCCTTAATGAATGATGCCGTTTACAAATTCAAACGCTATGAAGATGCAAGTTTGGAATATATCGGAATCAACAGACACGAAGGCGAAGATGTTGGTCTATTTGACACTGTTTTAAGCCGACAAGATTATGAAGCAAGTTTTGTAAACGAACCAGAATAGACAAATGCCAACGCTCAACAGCCACACACATTGCCAAGCCGCACAAGCCCACGCTAAAACCCAAGCTTGGCAAAGAGTGTGTCTGTCCAACCGCACGACCAAAACGACCTACAAACCAGCGGACGAAAAGAACACCGAAGCGATAACAGCGGTTTTGCAATAGTGGCGGTTCAGTGCTTCGTATGACAGTGAAGTAATTAGGAAGTTTAAGCCAACGAAATTATATTTAGAACAATTTTGCCACAGAATTTACATTTGAAATTTAACCCATAATAAAAATGAAACTTGAAAATAATAGGAGAAGCTAGTTTATCCCAAATTCCGCATTAGAAAATGCAGAATCGATTAAGAATTTGTATTTCAATATTTTGCAATCCCGTACGTACGGGATTGAAACAAATTCTAAATCGGGATAAACCCAACTAAATCATATAGTTCGCCACTCAGTGGCTTCTAATGATTAATTTGGGTTTATAGTCTCCCAGCAATTTTCAAAACCCTCGACCTAGAATCTAAGTTAAGAATCAATCCGAACATAAATAAAATTAATAATGGTGAGCGATAGCGAATCAAGGCCATATAATTGGGCACAAATAATGATATAATCAAAATAAAAGCGGCAAAATTTATTGAAGTAAATAAACTGAGTTTATGCCACAACTTTGATTGATTTAGTAAAAGTATGATGATGAAGCAAATCGTGATAGCACCAGATAGGTTAACTATCCATAAATAATCAAGATTGGTAAATAAAGTAAATATGGCTTGTTTCCATCGGTTTAACACTTGAACAAAAAGCACATCATAACTCGTAGTCCAATCGATTAGGTCAAAGTGTGTATTTCCCATTTTTAACTTTGAGTATCTGGTGAGCTTTCGCAATACATAATCACTATATGGAGATAAGTATAAACAGATTATACCTATCAATGGTAAGATAAATGCAAGAACGTATCTCTTCCATTCTAGTTCTTTAAATTCTGTTAGAAGGTAGATACCTATCCCTGTTAGCATCATAATTACCATAGTATCTAGCCGAATAAAAACAGCATGGATAAAGCAAAGAAATGCCAAGATATACTTCCAAGTTTTAGGCTTGGTAAACAAAGAAAATAAAATGAAACTAACAAATAGAAATAATAGATTTTCTTTATATACTCCTGACACGAAATATAATTCCAAACCACCAAACATTAGAAAAAAACAAAGTAGTTTAAGCTTGACTGGGTTCTTATCGAGGTGGAATAAGGTTTTAAGAAGTAGAGTTTTGCTAAAAAATGACAATGTCCCAAAAAACAAGGATATATTGTATAAATTAGGTTTAGAGATAAGTGCAAAAAAAAGATAGAATTTCTCTATTGTATAGCTTGTATAGTTTGACCAAGTATTAGAGGCTATGAGCATAGGGAAATAGGATTGAGGATAAAGACCATTGCCACCAGTCAAAAAAAATAACCCATAGAGACTTGAATCTTTGTCTAGAAAAGAAGTAAGCAATATAGCGTCTTTGAGATATTTTCTCGAATCGAGTTCTGCCACCTTAGCACTGAGCATGGCTAGAACTATACTACCTACTAGCAGTGAAAGTGATAGAAATATGGAAATGGGTAGAAACCTATACTTCTTTTCGAAATAAACAAAGCCAAATACAATGACTACAAGTTGAATACAGTAAACGAAAAATTCACTGTTATTCATAAGCTACTGCACGTCAGAAGTGTTGCGAATAGTAATCTGTCTTGTACTATTAAATTTACCGACAATAGCCGTGACGGTTTTGGGACCAGAAGGTAAAGGGTCACTTTTAAATGTAGCTGCAGACATGGTATAATGATCTATTTGAGTACCATCGTTTAACTTGGTAGTGCCACTCGTACCATTATAGGTAGTTCCTCCGCTAAAGGTTGCATTGACGATTCTGACCAAAGTAGATTCATATTGATCCATATTCGCTATGATAGTGGCAATAGTAACCGTAGCCGGAGTGATGGAATTTCCTGAACTAATTAGACTAGCATCTGATGCCAGAATTCCCGCTGAGCCTCCAATTTGCAATACACCAGCAAAGGTACTCAAGGAGTCATTGGTAATATTCACCTTGATTTTATCACCTAAACTGTAAGAATGATTCGCTCCAAATCTTACGATGATACCACGATTACTAGCATCTTGAATCACTACATTTCTAGAATTGATATTTGCATTCACTCTATCAGAAATCACGGTTCCTTCTATGGTATATCCATTAATAAGAGTACCTGTCCCAGTAAACATGGCTCGAATCTCTGCAATTGTCTTGGCAGTAAAGGTGCCACCGCCACCACCACCGCCACCGCCGCCAGATGAACCTCCGCATGGAGTTGTTCTATTGGTGTCAGTGAGTTTCACGTCGTTGAGGTCACGAAGTTTCATTTGCAAGTCACTTCGATAAACTGTAAAGATTCCTGTTAATTCTCCTTTACCAGCTGCTACCTTGGTGCCAGCGAAATTGGCATAGCCACTGGTTCGCACGATCACATCATTTCCATTTTTATCCAAAAGGGTTCTATTGGCGTCTCGCAGATTGATATTATCGGCATAGGTTACTTTGGTATCCTCACATTTAAATTCCACATCCTTGAATCGAACCAATTTATAGTGATAAGCCTCCGATAATTGATTTAATCCAATTTGATCTATTTTCACTTCATTGCCTATAGAGCCCTTGAATAAGGTCTTATCAATAGCTGTAGCAGGCAATTCTGCAAGGCTCTTAGCACCAGGTATCGTCGTAGTATCAATATATCCTCCAAGAACTATCAAATTATTCTGATTAGCCATGGCCATTCCTTTGATTTTTAGGAAAACTTTTCTTCCAACAGGGAAATCATTGTATAAGTTGGAGCGATTGATAAGCACACCTATCGCAGCTCTATTGTCAAGGTCTTGTATGACTATTTCTTTGTAGAAATTTCCTCCCACGTCATTAGCGCTCACTATTGCTGCTATGGTTTTGTCTAAATTAATTGTCCATATCGTCTGACCACTAGCTTTAAAGTCCTGCTTCAAGTCATAAATAGTATAGTCTGCAGTCATGTTTGGATCCTTAGGATTCGCTGGCGGATCGATATCGCTTTTCATGCAACCAGAAAGCACTGCTAAAGGTAAAATTAAACTTAAAATTAATTTTTTCATACTAGAATTTATTATAATCTATAAATAAAGTTGATATAAAACGAACGCCCCATCATATAGGAAAAGGTGTTTGGAAACTTATCAGGGTCTCGATCACGAAAATCAAAACGCAATTGTTCTCGACCAGAAATAGCAAAGTTTTTATTGTCTAGCAAGTTAGAAAAATTAGCGGACACATCAAAATACATTCTTTTCTTCAAACTCTTAATAAACTTATTGAGCATAAAAGACTTTCTGAAATATGCATCTACCGTAAATGCAGAAGGCATACGATCTTGAGTCAAAATTTTATTATATTGCTCTGAGCCTGGAGCTACTCCAATAACTGCTTCTGTCGAACGGCGCTGCGGACTAGGATCTACATAAATTTTATCAAAATAATTCAAACTGATGGAAGCTGACCAAAACTGCTTAGAGTTGTAATTCAACTTGAGCATACCTGCCAATTGGGGTCCAGTAGCTAAATGCAGTCCTTGAAAATATATGGTTTCGGGATTTGTATTTTGGCTCGTATTGTCGTAATAAAAGGTTGCATTCGGCCTATTGTCATAGATATAATCACCTATATTTGCTAGGGCGGTAGCTGTAAGGCCTGTATTGGCTATTTTAGTTTCTACTGCAGCTTCTACACCCATATAGCGTTTATTCATATCGCGTATGAGTAATGAACCAAAACTATTCGTCAATTCAGTAAAAAATCTTCTAATCTCCGTTTCATTTTGTGATAAGGTATAGAATCCTGTGATATTAACCTTGGTACGAGCACCTCTATGATAGTAAGATGCTTCTCCGCTCATGATATTCATACTTTTGGCATTCTTGTCCATGATATTGGCTACTCGAGCTAGCATATATACCTGCTCATACTGTGGAGCATAGGCCCAGCGGGCTGCACCGAATGAAAAATAATTTTTACCATCTAGTTTATATGTCAATCCACCTTTCACGTCAATATTGAGAAAACTAATGCCATCTGCTTTTCCAAAACTATTATTGGCATAGGCGCCATTTCTAAATAAACCTTCACGACCATAACTCGTATGCTCCAGACGCAGTGCTCCAAAAAAATCGATTTTATCAAGTGTAATTACAGACTGCCCCCACACTGTATTATTCATCACCGTTGCTCGGTAGTTAAATCCGTATTTATCGCCTACTCTAACTATTCCATAGGGATTATTCAAATCATTGTGTATAGCATCTGGATTGTCAGGATTGGCTCGCTGCGCAAATTGATTCACATTGACGAAGAAGTCTGCACCTAATAAGTCGGAAAGTTGGCGATAACTCTCTGTACTATTGATCTGAGACATAAGACCACCGCTAAGCGCTACTCTATTATTTAGCTGATGCTTCACAACTAAATTCGCCGAAAAACTCTTGACATCTGATACTTCCTTATTCATAATGTATCGAGCCCAGTTACCAGTCTCTCCCTTAGTCGGTACGGTTTCTCGGTTCGTTCTATTGGCTTCGTAGAGTCGCTCCCAATCTACTTGCAGCAATTCAGGATTGGTTTTCAGTGCAGTAAAAACCGCATTAAATGCCACAGGGTCATCGTGGTAGAAACTCGGAGCATTTCTATAATAGGTAGGAGAAGGGTTGTAGGAATTGTACCAATCGAGTCGTTCCTGATAGCGTTTACCTATCTGAAACCCAAGGCTACCGTTGATGTGGGTAGAGTTATTGGGCTTAAAATCACCTGATAGGGTGATTAGAGGTACATTATCTCTGCGAATATTCGAACTTCGCTTCTCTCCATTTTGATATCCCCAATGCGGATTGTAATAATTAGAGCCTGCCAAATCATAAAACTCACGAATAACATTTCCAGCCACAGCTCTCTTATTATCTACATAAAAGGCGGATAAAGTGGTATTGAACTTCGAACTCCATAATTTAGAAACTGATAAAAAAGCCGAATATGCACTCATGGCTGTGCCTGGGATATAGCCTTCTTTGGCACCACGATAATTTACTGAACCAGAAAAAGCAAAATTGTTTTTTAATAATCCGGTACTAAACGTGGCCGAAGTTCTTGTAGTGAAATTTCGATTGGAAAACCATTGGGAAATTCGCAGACCTTTGCGCTGATTGAGGGCTTCGGCGTCGATATCTATGTTGTTGGTTTGCTCTCCAAAGGTAAAAGGAATAGCTTTGATTCCATAATAGTTATTTCGAGAACGAAGGACATCATTCAATCCCGAAAAATCATTAAAAGTTATGCTATTACCTTGTACGATGTTTTCAAGAGGAATACCATTAATAAATAAAGTCTGATCTTGAAATCTCATTCCTCTATTTCGATATCCTCCCTGTCCCAGCCCGAACATGGCATTCGAGACGAAAATATCTCGTGAAGAATTCAATAAGCTAGCTACCGAATTACTAGCATCATCCTCTGTCTGCTCTGTGAC
This genomic window from Chitinophagales bacterium contains:
- a CDS encoding Eco57I restriction-modification methylase domain-containing protein, producing MLQTNYNPDVLSCLANLSNDEVFTPPNLVNDILDLLPAELWSNPNAKFLDPVSKSGVFLREMAKRLMVGLETQIPDKQERINHIFSQQLYGIAITDLTALLSRRSVYCSKTANGKYSICETFNDEQGNIRYKRMKHTWNNGKCTYCGASQEVYDREDALETYAYPFIHIDNPKNIFNMKFDVIVGNPPYQMSDGGAGASAIPLYHKFVQQAKKLNPRYLTMIIPARWFAGGRGLDSFREEMLKDNRIRKIVDFHNAADCFPGVEIKGGVCYFLWDRDNKGECEVVPVVSSQFLKPMSRRLDAYDVFVRLNDSISILEKVLSKKEKSFSEHMSSQKPFGFRTNFRAYKKLHFKGGIKIFSFKEVGWIEREKVIQNAQWIDEYKVIISRSYNGGYTYPHQIINKPIVAEKGSCCTETYIVCDVLANEKRANNLRDYITTKFFRFLVFLRKVSQDNPKDRFSFVPIQNYDESWTDEKLYKKYGLTEDEIAFIDSMIRPMDLTLNDDTDE
- a CDS encoding DEAD/DEAH box helicase family protein; its protein translation is MSKKEFFPPRPSTNPTIYAYELVGVATHKGLLKIGYTDRDAQTRIKEQLGTAAIQYKIVFEESAMKRDGSSFTDHEVHRLLREWKVVNASGEWYKCTLNDLRRAIHQIKTGEKTEENRVLTFGMRPEQEAAVDKTIAYFKSFKKENKDRTPHFLWNAKMRFGKTFASYQLAKKMGWKKVLVLTFKPAVEDAWKEDLLSHVDFKGWQFISKHADELSSQDIDTKKPLVCFGSFQDFLGKNTNTGGIKTKNEWVHATVWDCIIFDEYHFGAWRENAKDLFGKDLEAEKEIEAYKKIEKEGIAEEDKAEHLEKIIPISTNHYLYLSGTPFRAISSGEFIEEQIFNWTYSDEQRAKENWDDSLGPNPYAALPRMVMLTYQLPDSIRQIAMQGEFDGFDLNIFFSAEGEGRKARFKYEDEVQKWLDLIRGSFSETTVDHLKMGAKKPPLPFSHAPLLKVLNHTFWFLPTVAACNAMALLLERRQNIFYHDYKVVVAAGTQAGIGIEALPPVLDAMTDNPLESKTITLSCGKLTTGVSVKPWTGIFMLRNSSSPETYFQAAFRVQTPWVIKNPDSKSPNKEEILKEECYVFDFAPDRALRQIADYSCRLNVNESNPEAKVAEFINFLPVLAYDGSSMKQVDAAGILDMAMSGTTATLLARRWESALLVNVDNNTLARLMANEEAMKALMSIEGFRNLNQDIETIINKSEAVKKAKKEANDRELNKKEKKELSDEEKEYKSLRKQIQEKLIKFATRVPVFMYLTDYRERSLRDVITQLEPGLFKKVTGLSVKDFELLVSLGVFNSALMNDAVYKFKRYEDASLEYIGINRHEGEDVGLFDTVLSRQDYEASFVNEPE
- a CDS encoding carboxypeptidase regulatory-like domain-containing protein, with the translated sequence MKNFILLLSTFLSLSGWSQGRIEGRVLEAETKAAIKHVQVKLVAPTFERFTTTDEFGNYVFENLNTGIFTIVVSEPGYFEASIDIDYVGGETKSVEDLLIEKQQQGKDMNNEIPVTEQTEDDASNSVASLLNSSRDIFVSNAMFGLGQGGYRNRGMRFQDQTLFINGIPLENIVQGNSITFNDFSGLNDVLRSRNNYYGIKAIPFTFGEQTNNIDIDAEALNQRKGLRISQWFSNRNFTTRTSATFSTGLLKNNFAFSGSVNYRGAKEGYIPGTAMSAYSAFLSVSKLWSSKFNTTLSAFYVDNKRAVAGNVIREFYDLAGSNYYNPHWGYQNGEKRSSNIRRDNVPLITLSGDFKPNNSTHINGSLGFQIGKRYQERLDWYNSYNPSPTYYRNAPSFYHDDPVAFNAVFTALKTNPELLQVDWERLYEANRTNRETVPTKGETGNWARYIMNKEVSDVKSFSANLVVKHQLNNRVALSGGLMSQINSTESYRQLSDLLGADFFVNVNQFAQRANPDNPDAIHNDLNNPYGIVRVGDKYGFNYRATVMNNTVWGQSVITLDKIDFFGALRLEHTSYGREGLFRNGAYANNSFGKADGISFLNIDVKGGLTYKLDGKNYFSFGAARWAYAPQYEQVYMLARVANIMDKNAKSMNIMSGEASYYHRGARTKVNITGFYTLSQNETEIRRFFTELTNSFGSLLIRDMNKRYMGVEAAVETKIANTGLTATALANIGDYIYDNRPNATFYYDNTSQNTNPETIYFQGLHLATGPQLAGMLKLNYNSKQFWSASISLNYFDKIYVDPSPQRRSTEAVIGVAPGSEQYNKILTQDRMPSAFTVDAYFRKSFMLNKFIKSLKKRMYFDVSANFSNLLDNKNFAISGREQLRFDFRDRDPDKFPNTFSYMMGRSFYINFIYRL